A single genomic interval of Cucumis sativus cultivar 9930 chromosome 7, Cucumber_9930_V3, whole genome shotgun sequence harbors:
- the LOC101218534 gene encoding protein DNA-DAMAGE INDUCIBLE 1: MRITVMTADEQILSLDVDPNESVENVKALLEVETQVPLQRQQLLYNGKEMKNFEKLSGLGVKDEDLIMMVSAGASSAPTNNLSFNPDGSAVNPEAFQQHIRRDSNTMAQLFQSDPELAQAIVGNDLNNLQQILRERHRQRSVLQRQQEEEMALLYADPFDVEAQKKIEAAIRQKGIDENWAAALEHNPEAFARVVMLYVDMEVNGVPLKAFVDSGAQSTIISKSCAEKCGLLRLLDQRYKGIARGVGQSEILGRIHVAPIKIGSIFYPCSFLVLDSPNMDFLFGLDMLRKHQCIIDLKENVLRVGGGEVFVPFLQEKDIPPSLFDEERLSKEASSSGAPVASSPTENSRNARAAQATGNVGGAAQGPEFEAKVAKLVELGFQREAVIQALKLFDGNEEQAAGFLFG; this comes from the exons atgaGAATCACTGTGATGACAGCCGACGAACAGATTCTTTCCTTGGATGTTGATCCCAATGAATCT GTTGAGAACGTGAAGGCTCTGCTCGAGGTTGAG ACTCAAGTACCGCTTCAGCGGCAGCAGCTTCTGTACAATGGAAAGGagatgaaaaattttgaaaaactgaGTGGCTTGGGTGTTAAAGACGAAGATTTGATTATGATGGTATCAGCTGGCGCTTCTAG TGCTCCTACCAATAACTTGAGCTTTAATCCAGATGGTTCTGCAGTGAACCCTGAAGCCTTCCAGCAACACATTAGACGTGACTCAAATACAATGGCTCAactttttcag AGTGACCCTGAATTGGCACAAGCTATTGTTGGAAACGACCTGAATAATCTGCAACAGATTTTAAGAGAACGTCATCGTCAAAGATCTGTATTACAGCGTCAACAAGAAGAGGAGATG GCCCTTCTGTATGCAGATCCTTTTGATGTTGAGGCCCaaaagaagattgaagctGCCATTCGCCAG AAAggaattgatgaaaattgGGCTGCAGCTCTTGAACACAATCCCGAAGCTTTTGCAAGGGTG GTCATGTTATACGTTGACATGGAAGTTAATGGTGTCCCATTAAAG GCATTTGTTGATAGCGGAGCtcaatcaacaattatatcAAAAAGCTGTGCTGAGAAATGTGG ATTGTTGAGGCTTCTAGATCAACGCTACAAGGGCATTGCTCGTGGAGTAGGCCAATCAGAGATCTTAGGTCGAATCCATGTAGCTCCAATCAAG ATTGGTAGTATATTCTACCCCTGCTCCTTTCTGGTACTGGATTCCCCAAATATGGACTTCCTATTTGGTCTGGATATGCTACGGAAACACCAG tgtattATTGATTTGAAGGAGAATGTTTTGAGAGTTGGTGGAGGAGAGGTCTTTGTACCATTTTTGCAAG AGAAAGACATTCCCCCTTCTCTTTTTGATGAGGAAAGACTCTCAAAGGAAGCCTCTAGCTCTGGAGCGCCA GTGGCTTCATCCCCAACAGAGAACAGCAGAAATGCAAGAGCTGCCCAAGCTACAG GAAATGTTGGGGGAGCAGCCCAG GGTCCGGAATTCGAAGCCAAAGTAGCAAAGCTCGTTGAATTGGGATTCCAAAGAGAAGCTGTAATACAAGCTCTCAAACTATTTGATGGAAATGAAGAACAGGCAGCTGGGTTTCTTTTTGGATGA
- the LOC101218769 gene encoding BTB/POZ domain-containing protein At1g55760 — protein MSESAYRVETTSRLAQWRIENLASCTYRKSDPFKIGKWKWHLSVEKNKLLYVKLYPEISNITRDNPPIVSFIIRVVSFAGDRKALTHPEIIDKQLKNNDFIWQIEVPLTGKFIIDVEFLDLKIASSEGGEPSSIWVDGLTRQQSNSRALISLGRMLKESIHTDIIINASDGSIRAHRAILASRSPVFHSMFSHDLKEKELSTLNISDMSFEACQAFLNYMYGNIQHEEFLAHRLALLHAAEKYDIDDLKEACHDSLLEDIDAKNVLERLQNASLYQLPKLKTSCMQYLVKFGKILDIRDEFNIFLQNADRDLIAEIFHEILNAWKGF, from the exons ATGAGTGAATCAGCTTATAGGGTAGAAACTACATCCCGCCTTGCCCAATGGAGGATCGAAAATCTTGCTTCCTGTACCTACCGCAAATCCGATCCTTTCAAAATCGGCAAGTGGAAATG GCATTTATCGgtggaaaaaaacaaacttttatacGTTAAATTATACCCAGAAATATCGAACATAACAAGGGATAATCCTCCGATTGTATCTTTCATCATCCGAGTGGTCTCCTTTGCAGGGGATCGGAAGGCTTTGACTCATCCAG AAATAATAGACAAACAGCTTAAAAACAATGACTTTATTTGGCAAATTGAAGTTCCATTAACAGGAAAGTTCATCATTGACGTAGAATTCCTTGATTTGAAGATTGCATCATCAGAG GGTGGGGAACCTTCCTCTATCTGGGTGGATGGATTGACACGACAACAGTCAAATTCAAGAGCTCTTATTTCGTTGGGTCGAATGCTGAAGGAAAGCATCCACACCGATATCATAATTAATGCTTCTGATGGAAGTATTCGAGCCCATCGTGCTATCCTTGCTTCACGATCACCTGTTTTCCACAGCATGTTTTCACATGACCTGAAAGAAAAGGAGCTATCGACGTTAAACATCTCTGATATGTCTTTCGAAGCTTGTCAGGCTTTTCTTAATTACATGTATGGTAATATCCAACATGAAGAGTTTCTAGCCCATAGACTGGCACTTCTTCATGCAGCTGAGAAATATGACATAGATGACCTAAAAGAAGCCTGCCACGATAGTCTGCTAGAAGATATTGATGCCAAGAATGTTCTTGAAAGACTCCAGAATGCATCTCTTTATCAATTGCCAAAACTGAAGACCAGCTGCATGCAGTATCTTGTGAAGTTTGGTAAGATACTCGACATCCGAGATGAATTTAATATCTTTCTGCAAAATGCAGATAGGGATCTAATAGCTGAAATCTTCCATGAAATTCTTAATGCTTGGAAAGGTTTCTAA